The Mesobacillus jeotgali genome window below encodes:
- a CDS encoding phospholipase D-like domain-containing protein: MNNYQDKLNRFVLACIKNENCVILDRLQEYLENYDMRNGYTRVVSDLQLPFDIEIILYEMLKEAYSKRLNSTRIIEDISLSSNLAIRMFEEQPSLSSVWTGPLFDRRIMALKTYETVKDLIDSAQNDILIVGYSFSFKYEEVLNVLKSIENAVKRKCNVNFIVNKKESNLREIVSNWKEEKHKLNIFQWKGSPEKDFTSLHAKLIIVDQREMLITSANFSYHGFKKNIETGVLICNHTVVSEIRNQYLSLIRNNHLERYF; the protein is encoded by the coding sequence TTGAATAATTATCAAGACAAACTTAATAGATTTGTGCTTGCATGTATCAAAAACGAAAATTGTGTCATTTTGGATAGGCTACAGGAATACCTTGAGAATTATGATATGAGAAATGGGTATACCAGAGTAGTTTCCGATCTACAATTACCATTTGATATAGAAATTATTCTTTATGAAATGCTAAAAGAAGCATATTCAAAGAGACTGAATTCTACCAGGATTATAGAAGATATATCCTTATCTAGCAACTTGGCAATAAGGATGTTTGAGGAACAACCCAGTTTATCATCAGTATGGACTGGACCTTTATTTGATAGAAGAATAATGGCGCTAAAAACATATGAAACAGTTAAGGATTTAATAGATTCCGCTCAAAATGATATATTAATTGTCGGTTATAGTTTTTCTTTTAAATATGAGGAAGTTCTTAATGTGTTAAAAAGTATAGAAAACGCTGTTAAACGAAAATGTAATGTTAATTTTATCGTTAATAAAAAAGAAAGTAATTTAAGGGAAATAGTATCCAACTGGAAAGAAGAGAAACATAAATTAAATATCTTTCAATGGAAAGGAAGTCCGGAAAAAGACTTTACCAGTTTACATGCAAAACTTATAATTGTTGATCAAAGGGAAATGCTTATTACTTCAGCCAACTTTTCTTATCATGGATTTAAAAAAAATATTGAAACCGGCGTATTAATATGTAATCACACAGTTGTTAGTGAGATAAGGAATCAATACCTTTCTTTAATTAGAAATAATCATTTAGAAAGATACTTTTAA
- the ltrA gene encoding group II intron reverse transcriptase/maturase, with protein sequence MLMNLILSRENLIEALKRVEKNKGSHGIDGMSVKSLRRHLYENWDTLCDSLRKGTYQPNPVRRVEIPKPNGGVRLLGIPTVIDRFIQQAIAQVLTPLFDPTFSEHSYGFRPSRRGHDAVRKARGYISEGYRWVIDMDLEKFFDKVNHDKLMGILASRIQDRLVLKLIRKYLQAGIMINGVVYDAEEGTPQGGPLSPLLSNILLDKLDKELERRGHKFVRYADDCNIYMKSKKAGERVMNSITCFIEQKLKLKVNRGKSAVDRPWKRKFLGFSFTVNKKPKVRIANESVKRLKAKIRKLTSRSKPIPMEVRIEKLNQFLTGWCGYFALADTPSKFKEFDEWIRRRLRMIEWKQWKNPKTRVRKLKSLGVPDQKAYEWGNSRKKFWRIASSPILHKTLDNSYWSHRGLKSLYQRYEFLRHT encoded by the coding sequence ATGTTAATGAATCTGATTCTATCACGGGAAAACTTAATAGAAGCACTTAAACGTGTGGAGAAGAACAAAGGGAGTCACGGCATAGATGGAATGTCCGTAAAATCCCTACGAAGACATCTCTATGAGAACTGGGACACCCTTTGTGATTCTTTAAGGAAAGGTACCTATCAACCTAACCCAGTACGTCGAGTCGAAATCCCGAAACCGAACGGTGGAGTAAGGTTACTTGGAATACCTACCGTGATAGATCGTTTCATCCAACAGGCAATCGCCCAAGTTTTAACTCCGCTTTTTGACCCAACCTTCTCGGAACATAGTTATGGGTTTAGGCCAAGCCGAAGAGGCCATGACGCTGTACGTAAAGCAAGGGGATATATAAGTGAAGGTTACAGATGGGTGATTGACATGGACTTGGAGAAGTTCTTTGACAAAGTGAATCATGACAAGCTGATGGGGATATTGGCAAGCAGAATCCAAGACCGATTGGTCTTGAAGCTAATTCGAAAATATCTCCAAGCAGGAATCATGATAAATGGTGTAGTCTACGATGCAGAAGAAGGAACACCACAAGGAGGTCCCCTGAGCCCTCTTCTTTCGAATATACTTTTGGATAAGCTTGATAAAGAACTAGAAAGGAGAGGTCACAAGTTTGTCCGATACGCCGATGATTGTAATATTTACATGAAATCGAAGAAAGCTGGAGAACGAGTAATGAACTCCATTACATGCTTCATTGAGCAGAAATTAAAGCTCAAAGTAAACAGAGGGAAATCAGCGGTTGACCGCCCGTGGAAACGAAAATTCCTTGGCTTTAGCTTTACGGTTAATAAGAAACCGAAGGTTCGAATAGCCAACGAAAGTGTTAAAAGGCTAAAAGCTAAAATACGAAAGTTAACATCCCGTTCTAAACCAATCCCCATGGAAGTTAGAATTGAGAAATTGAATCAATTTCTAACGGGATGGTGTGGATATTTTGCATTAGCTGATACACCAAGTAAATTCAAAGAATTTGATGAGTGGATTAGAAGAAGACTCCGTATGATTGAATGGAAACAATGGAAGAACCCGAAGACAAGAGTAAGAAAACTCAAAAGTCTTGGCGTTCCAGACCAAAAGGCATACGAATGGGGAAATTCCAGAAAGAAATTTTGGAGAATTGCCTCAAGTCCAATCTTACACAAAACCCTCGATAACTCTTATTGGAGTCATCGAGGGCTCAAAAGTCTATATCAAAGATATGAATTTCTACGTCACACTTAA
- a CDS encoding DNA cytosine methyltransferase — protein sequence MTKVKILDLFAGGGGFSAGFANSRNSDLEFELHRALEINEEACLTLENRYGSHRVIKGDITKQSVKDRILNDCKGVDVIIGGPPCQTFSLAGPARSGSIEMREQLRNDPRNTLYKHFLELVEKLKPPFVVFENVEGMVSKKVETDLSQKQEKVIELVCDELEALGYHTKVDGQDRRYQVLNSADYGTPQVRKRIIIIANRFNIDNPMPIQSHVSNYRTIGDAIKDLPIRLPIISTSRMEKLKNIETLKKYYPVSLDAFMDRMEDLTFHVHSEQQGIKELNYQLKDFYENIKTRKNYKINALHNFINFYNLLVEKLEINRFGENPFNLSHQSREHNFRDVVIFSLMKQGSNSARFMNPINEDYDIVLDELYPYARSKHKDTYVKHSWDRPSNTILAHMEKDGLKFIHPEQPRTFTPYEAALLQSFPDDYRFYGGRNAQFRQIGNAVPPKMAEAIGNAILKTISDNRNIIRPEIIEVK from the coding sequence ATGACGAAAGTGAAGATTTTAGATCTATTTGCTGGTGGTGGCGGATTTTCTGCAGGGTTTGCAAATTCCAGGAATAGTGACTTAGAGTTTGAGTTACACCGTGCCTTAGAAATAAACGAGGAAGCCTGTTTAACTCTAGAAAACAGATATGGTTCTCATAGAGTTATTAAAGGGGATATAACTAAACAAAGTGTAAAAGATAGAATATTAAATGATTGCAAAGGTGTCGATGTAATAATAGGTGGTCCTCCTTGCCAAACTTTTTCATTAGCTGGGCCTGCAAGGTCAGGATCCATAGAGATGAGAGAACAATTAAGGAATGATCCCCGTAATACACTCTATAAACACTTTTTAGAGCTTGTTGAAAAACTTAAGCCACCCTTTGTTGTTTTTGAGAATGTTGAAGGAATGGTATCTAAAAAAGTTGAAACAGACTTAAGTCAAAAGCAGGAAAAGGTTATTGAACTTGTTTGTGATGAACTTGAAGCATTGGGTTATCATACTAAAGTTGATGGGCAAGATAGAAGGTACCAGGTACTTAATTCAGCTGATTATGGAACTCCACAGGTTAGAAAAAGGATTATCATAATTGCTAACCGATTTAACATTGATAACCCAATGCCTATCCAGAGTCATGTTAGTAACTATCGAACTATAGGGGATGCAATTAAAGATTTGCCGATAAGACTTCCTATAATTAGTACTTCTAGAATGGAAAAGTTAAAAAACATAGAGACCTTAAAGAAGTATTACCCTGTCAGTTTAGATGCTTTTATGGATCGTATGGAAGACTTAACATTTCATGTCCATAGTGAACAACAAGGTATAAAAGAATTAAATTACCAATTAAAGGATTTTTATGAAAATATCAAGACAAGGAAAAACTATAAAATTAATGCATTGCATAACTTTATAAACTTTTATAATTTATTGGTAGAGAAGCTTGAGATAAACCGTTTCGGAGAAAATCCATTTAATCTGTCCCACCAATCAAGAGAACATAATTTTAGAGATGTAGTTATTTTTTCATTAATGAAACAGGGTAGTAATTCAGCAAGGTTCATGAATCCAATTAATGAGGATTATGATATTGTACTTGATGAGCTCTATCCATATGCAAGGTCCAAACATAAAGATACTTATGTAAAACATTCTTGGGATAGACCTTCTAATACGATACTGGCTCATATGGAAAAAGATGGATTAAAGTTTATACATCCTGAACAACCAAGAACATTTACCCCTTATGAAGCAGCATTATTACAATCCTTTCCTGATGATTATAGGTTTTATGGTGGCAGAAATGCACAGTTTAGACAAATAGGTAATGCGGTACCTCCAAAGATGGCTGAAGCAATAGGTAATGCTATTTTAAAAACCATATCGGACAACAGAAATATAATTAGACCAGAGATTATAGAGGTAAAATAA
- a CDS encoding DUF6431 domain-containing protein, whose protein sequence is MKTLILEFLVRGAGRIPSPCCGKDMLVRGTKNRKAKDHTGQSKTYNIRRLQCTNCQTIHHELPDLLIPYKRYEAECIEDVLTNPSAHIVAADDSTLSRWHGWFHQFVDYWIGCLNSIMIRTNQGNIPQDVTSKCSGTALQRIGRLAGDANGWLTRIVRPIVNINLWIHTRSAFIVQ, encoded by the coding sequence TTGAAAACACTCATACTGGAGTTTTTAGTTAGGGGTGCGGGGAGGATTCCTTCCCCATGCTGTGGTAAAGACATGTTGGTTAGAGGTACAAAGAATCGAAAAGCCAAGGATCATACAGGTCAGAGTAAAACATATAACATCCGAAGATTGCAGTGCACCAATTGTCAGACCATCCATCATGAACTTCCAGATTTATTGATTCCTTATAAACGCTATGAGGCTGAATGTATCGAAGACGTTCTTACGAACCCGTCCGCCCATATTGTTGCTGCCGATGATTCCACTCTTTCGAGATGGCACGGCTGGTTTCATCAATTTGTGGATTATTGGATTGGCTGTTTGAATTCCATCATGATCAGGACCAACCAGGGAAATATCCCCCAGGATGTCACGTCCAAATGTTCAGGGACCGCACTTCAAAGGATAGGACGCTTGGCAGGAGATGCCAATGGATGGCTGACAAGAATTGTCCGGCCCATCGTAAATATTAATTTATGGATACATACCCGTTCCGCATTCATTGTCCAATAG
- a CDS encoding DDE-type integrase/transposase/recombinase, producing MSDHKKSEELAVHRFQLISPLLAEGLDAGKVKELRDQIAKASGLSERTIRRYLAQFQEDGFGGLKPQGRKGARKSEAIPPHLLEQAILLRKEVPSRSVAQIIQILEWEGLAEPGQIKRSTLQEKLAEKGYSTRHMRLYSQTGVAARRFQKRHRNQLWQSDIKYGPYLPIGPNGIKKQVYLVAFIDDATRFVLHAAFYPTLDSRIIEDAFRQAIQKYGVPEAVYFDNGKQYRTKWMSRTCSKIGTRLTYTRPYSAESKGKIERFNRIIDSFISEAVIEKPNTLDRLNELFQVWLTECYQNKPHSALGEKISPETAFRSDKKAIRFIDPDTLSNAFLHCETRKVDKSGCISFMDQKYEVGLAFIGRQVEVVYDPANIEELTIEFEDHTPWKAKKLVIGERAGKRPALPEHLQVQGVESSRLLKAAERKNQERLTEQKPAVTFRAVWKEEDSRV from the coding sequence ATGAGTGATCATAAGAAATCAGAAGAATTGGCAGTGCATCGTTTTCAGCTAATATCCCCTTTATTAGCAGAGGGGCTTGACGCTGGGAAAGTAAAGGAATTAAGAGACCAGATAGCGAAGGCCAGCGGTCTTTCAGAAAGAACCATCAGGCGATATTTGGCTCAATTTCAGGAAGATGGGTTTGGGGGACTAAAGCCACAAGGAAGAAAAGGTGCTCGAAAGTCTGAGGCTATCCCTCCTCATTTATTGGAACAGGCAATCCTTCTGCGTAAGGAAGTGCCGAGCCGGAGCGTGGCTCAAATCATACAGATACTCGAATGGGAAGGGTTGGCTGAACCAGGGCAGATCAAAAGATCAACGCTCCAGGAAAAGCTCGCTGAAAAAGGTTACAGCACCCGGCATATGCGACTCTATTCCCAGACAGGAGTAGCTGCCAGAAGATTTCAGAAGCGACATCGCAACCAACTCTGGCAGTCAGATATCAAGTATGGTCCCTACTTGCCGATTGGTCCGAATGGAATAAAGAAACAAGTGTATCTTGTCGCCTTTATCGATGACGCCACCAGGTTTGTGCTTCACGCAGCTTTCTATCCTACCTTGGATTCAAGGATCATCGAGGATGCCTTCCGCCAGGCTATCCAGAAGTATGGTGTTCCAGAGGCTGTTTATTTTGATAATGGAAAGCAATATCGAACCAAATGGATGTCGCGTACCTGCTCAAAAATAGGCACCCGCCTTACTTACACACGGCCGTACTCAGCTGAATCAAAAGGGAAAATTGAACGCTTCAATAGAATCATAGATTCATTCATTAGTGAGGCTGTCATCGAAAAGCCCAATACACTTGATCGTCTGAATGAGCTTTTCCAAGTGTGGCTCACAGAGTGTTATCAGAATAAGCCTCATTCTGCACTTGGGGAGAAAATCAGCCCGGAAACGGCATTTCGTTCAGATAAAAAAGCGATTAGGTTCATCGATCCTGATACCTTGAGTAATGCATTCCTCCATTGTGAAACAAGGAAAGTCGATAAATCAGGATGCATAAGTTTCATGGATCAAAAATATGAGGTCGGCCTGGCTTTCATTGGACGACAGGTTGAGGTGGTTTATGATCCTGCGAATATCGAGGAGCTTACCATTGAGTTCGAGGATCATACTCCTTGGAAAGCCAAGAAACTTGTCATTGGGGAAAGAGCTGGGAAGCGTCCTGCATTACCTGAGCACCTGCAGGTGCAGGGTGTAGAATCTTCAAGACTATTAAAGGCAGCTGAACGAAAGAACCAGGAACGCCTAACCGAACAGAAACCTGCCGTGACCTTCCGTGCCGTTTGGAAGGAGGAAGATTCCCGTGTTTGA
- a CDS encoding AAA family ATPase gives MFEAFYEMDNTPFARDLPTDQLYDSSMVQEILGRLKYTAERQLFAVLSGDSGTGKTTTIRKFVDKLDKGKFHILYLSDSKLTPRHFYKGLLEQLGSEAKFYRGDAKRQLHREIELMKGIRGLQPVVVVDEAHLLDREMLEEVRFLLNFKMDSQSPMALILVGQSELWDRLRLQSYAAIRQRIDIQFQLGHLDRAQVEEYVSRHLRYAGVDQPIFSDGALDEIHRFSGGAARLINKLCTHSLLYGSQNGRRIIDDHMIKQVIQGELS, from the coding sequence GTGTTTGAAGCATTCTATGAAATGGACAACACTCCTTTCGCCAGAGATCTTCCGACTGATCAATTGTATGATTCCTCCATGGTGCAAGAAATCCTTGGTAGGCTGAAGTACACAGCTGAAAGACAGCTTTTTGCCGTTCTGAGTGGGGATAGTGGTACTGGAAAGACCACAACCATCCGTAAGTTTGTGGACAAATTGGATAAAGGGAAATTCCATATCCTTTACCTGTCCGACTCTAAGTTAACGCCTCGTCATTTTTACAAAGGTCTTTTGGAACAGTTAGGCTCTGAAGCGAAGTTTTATCGAGGAGATGCAAAACGGCAGCTTCATCGTGAGATTGAATTAATGAAAGGCATACGAGGGCTACAACCTGTAGTGGTAGTGGATGAAGCTCATCTTCTGGACCGGGAAATGCTTGAAGAGGTTCGTTTCCTACTGAACTTCAAAATGGATTCGCAAAGCCCGATGGCGCTTATCCTGGTCGGTCAAAGTGAATTATGGGATCGGCTTCGACTCCAATCATACGCAGCCATACGCCAAAGAATCGATATCCAGTTTCAGCTAGGACATCTCGACCGTGCCCAGGTTGAAGAATATGTTTCTAGGCACCTTCGATATGCCGGTGTTGATCAACCAATATTCTCTGATGGAGCACTTGACGAGATTCATCGCTTCTCTGGTGGTGCCGCAAGGCTCATTAATAAGCTCTGTACACATAGTCTTCTCTATGGTTCACAAAATGGCCGAAGGATCATTGATGATCATATGATCAAGCAAGTCATCCAGGGGGAACTTTCATGA
- a CDS encoding DUF5348 domain-containing protein, with amino-acid sequence MKTRWKEMNYNEELDCWVVFWGENSGYKMRCGEWFDLHLGNGRTLSCRLELGRDWYILTGRNDVRFYLKKNETYQVDL; translated from the coding sequence ATGAAAACCCGCTGGAAAGAGATGAATTATAATGAAGAATTGGATTGTTGGGTTGTGTTTTGGGGAGAGAACTCCGGCTATAAGATGCGATGTGGTGAATGGTTTGATTTACATCTAGGAAATGGTCGGACCCTTTCCTGCCGCCTGGAGCTGGGCAGAGATTGGTATATTCTTACCGGCCGAAATGACGTTAGATTCTATCTTAAGAAAAATGAGACCTATCAAGTTGATTTGTAA
- a CDS encoding UvrD-helicase domain-containing protein, translated as MKKDIIHEEQNTLDKTVIKIDGIIKSLGDELKNNTTNDVLLERTNRRFINDYLDARKNPYFGRIDTYEDGKRETYYIGYTSVAKDKNQDIIYSWKSSVGDLFAQFHGGEGNIVIDRGPNEKYDFNVLLKRSLLIEKLRVKKYSDTVSEQARKELGTEVDNVLFDDFLMDILDGRNNETQLKDIVMTIQKEQNEIIRLPIDNSIIVQGVAGSGKSSIALTRISYLLTRYKEKLTPADIGILAPNEMFISYIQSVMPTLEIENIPQFTFKTLSKTVLKNLDVDNFNDPINSLSGLVNGDSTVATNYKTSIEFKEKIDFYLEEFKNQFVHNIKEFRYFDTITNTDIILSRDQILNRYEDLSYLSLVKRNQEILKYVEKWVDSLLISKQEELKKEFESVINTIFNGIPKTASLRKQTYESIEKVYSYRQKVLRDELNQRWRDYKSNWENFELFTLYQRILILEDLYHGKVTTVTAFKKHLEYDDLTPLMYLEILLNGVSKQYQHLVVDESQDLSPFQIHVLKLLSKSMTLLGDVTQNIYLEKGINDWTKLIEKVFLNDKVRLIEINTSYRSTNPIMEGANFIAANAQINAPKIVPIGRKGDRISIEKIYDPLRLLDHIIETIKSLQKKGFKKIAVVHKDLKRSVSLHERLVKQFSSIQLVTNSIQTVNKDVIIIPSFLTKGLEFDAVIIPNASKRNYDENELDAKLLFVSMTRAQHYVKLFYHQELTTLLNGIEIPKVEREEEDYSFL; from the coding sequence ATGAAAAAAGATATTATACATGAAGAACAAAACACATTGGATAAAACTGTCATTAAAATAGACGGAATAATTAAATCATTAGGCGATGAATTAAAAAATAATACGACTAACGATGTGTTGCTTGAAAGAACCAATCGAAGGTTTATTAATGATTATCTGGATGCACGAAAAAACCCTTATTTTGGCCGTATTGATACATATGAAGATGGCAAGAGGGAAACTTATTATATCGGTTACACAAGTGTTGCTAAAGATAAAAATCAGGACATAATTTATAGCTGGAAATCTTCTGTTGGTGATCTCTTTGCCCAATTCCATGGAGGAGAAGGAAATATTGTAATAGATAGAGGGCCAAACGAAAAATACGACTTTAATGTCCTTTTAAAGCGATCACTCTTAATTGAAAAATTAAGGGTGAAAAAATATTCGGATACAGTTAGTGAACAGGCTAGAAAAGAGCTAGGTACAGAGGTAGACAATGTCTTATTTGATGATTTTCTAATGGATATTTTAGATGGAAGAAATAACGAAACACAGTTAAAAGATATTGTCATGACTATTCAGAAGGAACAAAACGAAATTATAAGATTACCGATAGACAATTCAATCATCGTTCAAGGTGTAGCCGGAAGTGGTAAATCATCTATTGCTTTAACACGTATTTCTTATTTGCTGACCAGATATAAAGAAAAGTTAACGCCCGCAGATATAGGTATACTTGCACCTAATGAGATGTTTATCAGCTACATACAATCGGTTATGCCAACGCTTGAGATTGAAAATATTCCTCAGTTTACTTTTAAAACGCTTTCAAAAACTGTTTTGAAAAACTTGGATGTTGATAATTTTAATGATCCAATTAATTCGTTGAGCGGGTTAGTTAATGGTGATTCGACTGTTGCAACTAATTATAAAACGTCTATTGAATTTAAAGAGAAAATTGATTTTTACCTTGAAGAGTTTAAAAACCAATTCGTTCATAATATTAAGGAGTTTAGATACTTTGACACGATCACTAATACAGATATTATTTTGTCGCGTGATCAGATTCTTAATCGTTATGAGGACCTTAGTTACTTATCATTAGTAAAGAGGAATCAAGAGATACTGAAATATGTAGAAAAGTGGGTTGATTCACTTTTAATCTCAAAGCAGGAGGAACTCAAAAAGGAGTTCGAGTCTGTAATAAATACAATTTTCAATGGCATACCTAAAACTGCTTCCTTAAGGAAACAAACCTATGAGTCTATCGAAAAAGTATATTCATACAGACAAAAAGTTCTAAGAGATGAGCTTAATCAAAGGTGGAGAGATTATAAGAGTAATTGGGAAAATTTTGAATTATTTACGTTATATCAGAGGATACTTATTCTCGAAGATTTATACCATGGTAAAGTAACTACTGTAACAGCGTTTAAAAAACATTTGGAATATGATGATCTTACTCCATTAATGTATCTGGAAATTTTATTGAATGGTGTAAGTAAGCAATATCAGCATCTCGTTGTAGATGAATCCCAGGATTTGAGTCCTTTCCAAATCCATGTTCTAAAACTTCTTTCCAAATCTATGACCTTGTTGGGAGATGTTACACAAAACATATACTTGGAAAAAGGAATAAATGATTGGACAAAGTTAATAGAAAAAGTCTTTCTAAATGATAAAGTTAGATTGATAGAAATTAATACTAGCTATAGATCAACTAATCCTATAATGGAAGGAGCCAATTTTATTGCAGCAAATGCACAGATAAATGCTCCGAAAATTGTACCAATCGGAAGAAAAGGGGATAGGATTTCAATAGAAAAGATATACGACCCACTTCGTTTACTGGACCATATTATCGAAACAATAAAATCATTACAGAAGAAAGGTTTTAAGAAAATAGCTGTTGTTCACAAAGATTTAAAACGGTCTGTTTCTTTACATGAAAGATTAGTTAAACAATTTTCCAGTATTCAATTGGTCACTAATTCGATCCAAACAGTTAATAAAGATGTAATTATTATTCCTTCTTTCTTAACAAAAGGCCTGGAGTTTGATGCAGTAATAATTCCAAATGCCTCAAAAAGAAACTACGATGAGAATGAACTTGATGCCAAACTATTGTTTGTTTCAATGACAAGGGCTCAGCATTATGTGAAGTTATTTTACCATCAGGAGTTAACGACTTTGTTGAATGGAATTGAGATTCCTAAAGTTGAACGGGAAGAAGAAGATTATTCATTCCTATAG
- a CDS encoding AIPR family protein — protein MEQTMNNVQVIDFTVTNGILSEVIEEKDQKINYYKFTALCTDIQRTSKEANPRKQDISKKNKVASKIRETLLNPDISFHTRNKGITYFADRLEVEYNSNGSCTVKIYFTDPSSQGSVDGGHTEMVILDEAGNYPEWKKVNIEVMTGIKSPFTHVSIAESRNTGASVTAETLDELSGMHGILKDHLQGTPYEDRVSFKQNEDKEDGKDLTITLIKKLYETFNIRDYADKDPKGVYSSNQGVITKYRKEYDAHGTSTDNVYEKLKYVSNDIFKLTNYIHENFKDLYNRYGKGNYLANKCADYKEGSRKELVLFGQPEQYLDYKVPNGLLFLALSGFRQFLKENEEGYYEWKFDIFEEDKIKGLLEVVFQVLASGMRDNDNNPQSVGKNAMVWQVMRTQVFMKAYMNQWVK, from the coding sequence GTGGAACAAACTATGAATAACGTACAAGTTATAGACTTTACTGTTACTAACGGAATTCTGTCAGAAGTAATTGAAGAAAAAGATCAAAAAATTAATTATTATAAATTCACCGCTTTATGTACCGATATCCAGCGGACCAGTAAAGAAGCAAACCCACGTAAACAGGATATATCAAAAAAGAATAAAGTAGCTTCCAAAATAAGAGAGACTTTGTTGAATCCTGATATTTCATTTCACACTCGCAATAAAGGAATAACTTATTTTGCAGATAGGTTGGAAGTAGAATATAACAGTAACGGTTCATGCACCGTCAAGATTTATTTTACAGATCCATCATCACAGGGAAGTGTGGATGGAGGACATACTGAAATGGTTATTCTTGATGAAGCGGGTAATTATCCAGAATGGAAAAAGGTTAATATAGAAGTTATGACTGGGATAAAAAGCCCATTCACTCATGTTTCAATTGCCGAGTCTAGGAACACTGGTGCTTCCGTAACAGCAGAAACTCTGGATGAGCTTAGTGGTATGCATGGAATACTAAAAGATCACCTTCAGGGAACTCCATATGAAGACAGGGTTTCATTTAAGCAAAATGAAGATAAAGAAGACGGCAAAGACCTTACTATTACATTAATTAAAAAACTTTATGAAACTTTTAACATTAGAGATTATGCTGATAAGGATCCTAAAGGTGTATATAGTTCTAACCAGGGAGTAATTACCAAGTATCGGAAAGAGTATGATGCACACGGAACTTCAACAGATAACGTGTATGAAAAGTTAAAATATGTATCAAATGACATTTTCAAACTTACCAATTACATTCATGAAAATTTCAAGGATCTATACAACCGGTATGGCAAAGGAAACTATCTGGCGAATAAATGTGCTGACTATAAAGAGGGATCCAGAAAAGAATTAGTACTTTTTGGGCAGCCAGAACAATATTTGGATTATAAAGTTCCAAATGGCTTGCTATTTCTGGCTTTATCAGGTTTTCGACAGTTTTTGAAAGAAAACGAAGAAGGTTATTACGAATGGAAGTTCGACATCTTTGAAGAAGATAAAATTAAGGGGCTATTGGAAGTTGTATTCCAGGTATTGGCTTCTGGAATGAGAGACAATGATAATAACCCTCAGAGTGTCGGAAAAAATGCGATGGTCTGGCAGGTAATGAGAACTCAGGTCTTCATGAAAGCATATATGAATCAGTGGGTTAAATAA